A segment of the Trifolium pratense cultivar HEN17-A07 linkage group LG7, ARS_RC_1.1, whole genome shotgun sequence genome:
TAAAGACAGCAATAGCAAACATGCTGTAAGATGGGCTGTTGATCGTCTCTTGGACAAGAACTCATCATGTACCCTAATTCACGTTAGAACCAAGTCCCTTAATTCAAGTAATTACTCTTTTCCATTAACATATTCATTGTTGTTATATTAGTTAACTAGCTCTAGTTAACGACGAATCCTTCAAATCGTGTCTGAAATAATCATTGGTTACGATTTATTTATCCTCTGGACGAATTTCAGATTACCAGACATCTTAGAATGACATTGTTAGGGATAATCAATGATAAGGTGTCGGGTAATTTGAAATTCgttcagaagataaataaaTCAACTAATTAACAACTGGAAGGTTAAGACTTACGCCTAACAAAATTTGTCGGGGTAAGGTGTCTGGTAATCTGAAATTTGTCCGGAAGATAAACAAATTGTCTGACAACCGGAGGGTTAAGACTTGAGACTAACAAAATTTGTTACCATGCATGCCTCTAGCTTGCAACAACATGGAATTATAGTATTCTTAATTAATACTATATTGTATGTTTCCATAATCAATCTTAATTAGTGATGTTTTGGGTTTATGCAGGTGAATTTGATGTTGTTCCTAAACATGGTCGTGCACCAACTGAAGAAGAATTGCATCGGCTTTTTCTTCCTTTCCGAGGATTTTGTGCTCGAAAAGGGGTCAGTAATCATCATCGTTAAATATttggttaattattattatggaCCTTAGTTGATTAATTGAGAATTTATTAATTTCAGATCATAGCAAAGGAGTTGGTTCTTCATGACATTGATGTTTCAAGTGCACTAACTGATTACATCACTGACCACTCTTTCAGCAATGTTGTCGTTGGTGCTCCCCGCTGGAATAATGCTTTTATAAGGTCATTCTCTTTGTCCAATTAACCACTGAACACtgattaaaacaaattaaagttgCAAATGTAGTCGTAAGACCTAATTCAACTGATAATATCGATATTGTTAGACTGAACATCTTCACCCAGGTTCGAACCCAAGACCACGCAGTTGTGTGTGACTTTCAGATGATGTTTGCCACTTCGTTTATAGACACAATGAAAAGTTGCAAATGTAATTAGTTACAGCTACCTAATtttaacataattaattaatgttgaaTAATGCAGGAGATTTAAAGATGTAGATGTGCCAACAAACTTAATCAAGTCTCTACCAGAGACTTGCATGGTGCATATTATATCGAAAGGAAAAGTGCATAGTATTCAAGCAACAGCTCCTGCTCAAACCATTACTATTTCTAGTCCAAAGCCAAATTATTTGTCCAAAGAATTTAACAGGTATATATATAAggcttaaatatgtttttatcaaatttagtTCATACAACAAAAATCCGTCGATGTTTAGTCCCTAATTTAGTAATTCTGTCACACTCGTTTTGTTCAGAACATCATTATCACGGCGGCGCTATAGCAATGATGGTGGATCCTTTAGTCAAAACAAAGATGCAAGAGTATCAAGAAGATGTAAGTCCCAAAGAGAGTTTTGTCCATCAAGGAGAGCACTAAGCCAAGatgcatttatatataaaagCATATCTACTAAAGTATCGCCGGTAAGTTctacattatttatatatacgACATCTTAGGAAAACAATAATTTGGTGTAGTCAAGGTTACTAAACTCGATATTCTAGGTAAGCGTTTTACtaatattgattgattgattgatctTTTAGACTAGCATGGAGACGAAGACAACAACAAAGTGTAAGTCGGCATCAGTCAGTAGAGAACTTGGTTTGGCGAAACAGaaggtaattaattaatgaattattTCAAATTCTAGCTTACAAGGTGGTTTTTAGtataagttatacactgaaaaaGTGAATTAACACAATTTGGTGTTCATCATTCAGTACCATGAAGAATGTATTGGAGAAAATGCTAGGCATGTTGAAGAAGCTGCATCGGATTTGGCCGAGGCAATAGCTGTTGATGAAGAAGtaataacattaaatgtaattgaacaaaacaaatatatatttaaaagataCAATATTGAACAAATTGAAGTTGCAACAAATTACTTTGATCCTGATGGCAAAATTGGTGAAGGTGGATATGGACCTGTTTTCAAAGGTGTGCTTGATAACCATGTTGTTGCAGTTAAGGCCTTAAGACCAGACTTGACTCAAGGAGAGAAACAATTTCATCAAGAGGTAACCATAGTTTTTTCCTCGGCATTTGATTTTAGTCTCGATAAAAATTTCTTTGAAACTTTCGTAACCTTAATGACTCCAATGCAGGTCCTTGTTTTAGGCTCCATAAGACACCCCAACATTGTAGTACTTTTAGGTGCATGTCCGGAGTATGGATGCCTCGTATACGAGTACCTAGAGAACGGAAGCTTAGAAGATCGCCTTTTTTGTAAAGATAACACACCGCCAATTCCATGGAAGACTCGTTTCAAAATAGCATCAGAGATTGCCACAGGTCTTCTATTCCTTCACCA
Coding sequences within it:
- the LOC123896674 gene encoding LOW QUALITY PROTEIN: U-box domain-containing protein 51-like (The sequence of the model RefSeq protein was modified relative to this genomic sequence to represent the inferred CDS: substituted 2 bases at 2 genomic stop codons) yields the protein MVSILIAIDKDSNSKHAVRWAVDRLLDKNSSCTLIHVRTKSLNSSEFDVVPKHGRAPTEEELHRLFLPFRGFCARKGIIAKELVLHDIDVSSALTDYITDHSFSNVVVGAPRWNNAFIRRFKDVDVPTNLIKSLPETCMVHIISKGKVHSIQATAPAQTITISSPKPNYLSKEFNRTSLSRRRYSNDGGSFSQNKDARVSRRCKSQREFCPSRRALSQDAFIYKSISTKVSPTSMETKTTTKCKSASVSRELGLAKQKVINXXIHEESVDEEVITLNVIEQNKYIFKRYNIEQIEVATNYFDPDGKIGEGGYGPVFKGVLDNHVVAVKALRPDLTQGEKQFHQEVLVLGSIRHPNIVVLLGACPEYGCLVYEYLENGSLEDRLFCKDNTPPIPWKTRFKIASEIATGLLFLHQTKPEPVVHRDLKPANILLDRNKVSKITDYGLARLVPPSIANKTTQYHKTTAAGTLCYIDPEYQQTGLLGVKSDIYSLGVMLLQIITGKPPIGVAHLVEEAIQNNTFAEVLDPNVTDWPVEETLSYAKMALKCCEMRKRDRPNLATVILPELIRLRDL